A DNA window from Molothrus ater isolate BHLD 08-10-18 breed brown headed cowbird chromosome 2, BPBGC_Mater_1.1, whole genome shotgun sequence contains the following coding sequences:
- the SH3BGR gene encoding SH3 domain-binding glutamic acid-rich protein isoform X2, with the protein MVIKVFVATSSGSTAIKKKQQEVVGFLEANKIDFQQMDIAGDEDNRKWMRENVPGEKKPQNGIPLPPQIFNEERYCGDFESFFSAKEENIIYSFLGLAPPPGTKETEKSDATEEKSEATEEKSDSKDEKSDATGETEAHTEDKADEGAPEEAQSGQTPPEGQQEGEEEHAATGEEEKQGEGEEKEEVEEQEES; encoded by the exons ataaaaaagaaacagcaagaaGTCGTGGGCTTTTTAGAGGCCAACAAGATTGACTTCCAGCAAATGGACATAGCAGGAGATGAGGACAACAGGAAATGGATGAGAGAGAATGTCCCAGGtgaaaaaaagccccagaatGGAATTCCCCTCCCTCCACAGATCTTCAACGAGGAGCGGTACTGTGGG gattttgaatcctttttctctgccaaggaagaaaatattatttattcgTTCCTGGGCCTTGCTCCTCCTCCAGGCACAAAG GAGACTGAAAAGTCTGATGCCACAGAGGAGAAATCAGAAGCCACAGAAGAGAAATCTGATTCCAAGGATGAAAAATCTGATGCCACAGGTGAAACTGAGGCACACACAGAAGACAAGGCAGATGAAGGGGCTCCTGAAGAGGCTCAGTCTGGCCAGACACCACCAGAAGGTCAACAG GAAGGCGAGGAAGAACATGCAGCAACAGGG gaagaagaaaagcagggagagggagaagaaaaggaagaggtggaggagcaggaagagtCTTAG
- the SH3BGR gene encoding SH3 domain-binding glutamic acid-rich protein isoform X1: MVIKVFVATSSGSTAIKKKQQEVVGFLEANKIDFQQMDIAGDEDNRKWMRENVPGEKKPQNGIPLPPQIFNEERYCGDFESFFSAKEENIIYSFLGLAPPPGTKETEKSDATEEKSEATEEKSDSKDEKSDATGETEAHTEDKADEGAPEEAQSGQTPPEGQQEGEEEHAATGEEEEKQGEGEEKEEVEEQEES; this comes from the exons ataaaaaagaaacagcaagaaGTCGTGGGCTTTTTAGAGGCCAACAAGATTGACTTCCAGCAAATGGACATAGCAGGAGATGAGGACAACAGGAAATGGATGAGAGAGAATGTCCCAGGtgaaaaaaagccccagaatGGAATTCCCCTCCCTCCACAGATCTTCAACGAGGAGCGGTACTGTGGG gattttgaatcctttttctctgccaaggaagaaaatattatttattcgTTCCTGGGCCTTGCTCCTCCTCCAGGCACAAAG GAGACTGAAAAGTCTGATGCCACAGAGGAGAAATCAGAAGCCACAGAAGAGAAATCTGATTCCAAGGATGAAAAATCTGATGCCACAGGTGAAACTGAGGCACACACAGAAGACAAGGCAGATGAAGGGGCTCCTGAAGAGGCTCAGTCTGGCCAGACACCACCAGAAGGTCAACAG GAAGGCGAGGAAGAACATGCAGCAACAGGG gaagaagaagaaaagcagggagagggagaagaaaaggaagaggtggaggagcaggaagagtCTTAG